One Saccharomycodes ludwigii strain NBRC 1722 chromosome VI, whole genome shotgun sequence DNA segment encodes these proteins:
- the PCL5 gene encoding Pcl5p (similar to Saccharomyces cerevisiae YHR071W | PCL5 | Pho85 CycLin), with protein MDLLTSYYFINNINRENSTNTTKNNKSTNNDTSIDYTSRQISAITPSPEQHINNKQKNNNNNNSNKKSVVTHNNNNIKSNALLCKIAKYLHKHELKKYNGKRTFDHYINFLTDIIKRSKSTKNILLLTLYYLIKIDENCRTTSSIGPGMSSYCSKRKFFGCLVLAHKYLNDKTFKMDSWFIISGGGLSKLEISQIERWCLGQLDYNLYVRNINDVKNWCLPHLFVFNSPDKTDTDLSDLLNYQRQEQSLEYCHSKNQIS; from the coding sequence ATGGATTTATTAACGtcatattattttattaacaatattaatcGCGAAAACAGTACGAATActactaaaaataataaaagtactAATAACGATACAAGTATTGACTATACTTCTAGACAAATATCTGCTATTACACCAAGCCCCGAACaacatattaataacaagcaaaagaataataataataacaactccaataaaaaaagtgttgTAACtcataacaataacaatataaaGTCTAATGCTCTTTTATGCAAGATTGCTAAGTACCTACATAAAcatgaattaaaaaaatataatggaAAAAGGACATTTGATCActatattaattttttaactgatattattaaaagaagcaAGTCcaccaaaaatattttattattaactttatattatttaattaagaTAGATGAAAATTGCAGAACAACTAGTTCCATTGGTCCTGGTATGAGTTCATATTGTTCAAAGAGAAAGTTTTTTGGTTGTTTGGTATTAGCccataaatatttaaatgacaaaacttttaaaatggATTCatggtttattattagtggtgGAGGATTAAGTAAGTTGGAAATATCACAAATCGAAAGGTGGTGTCTAGGTCAATTagattataatttatatgtTCGTAACATCAATGATGTGAAAAATTGGTGTCTACCTCATTTGTTCGTTTTTAATAGCCCCGACAAGACCGATACTGATTTAAGTGATTTACTAAATTATCAAAGGCAAGAACAAAGCTTGGAATACTGTCATTCCAAGAATCAGATATCCTGA
- a CDS encoding C-1-tetrahydrofolate synthase (similar to Saccharomyces cerevisiae YGR204W | ADE3 | ADEnine requiring) produces the protein MSVTAPASNIIDGKTISKSIREEIKNEIKTLQEKHPNFVPCLAIIQVGKRSDSNTYVRMKLKAAKEAGIDCLFIHLAEDVPQHEIISKIDDLNNDPKVHGIIVQLPLPSTIDEDAVTSKVIASKDVDGFGPYNIGELNKRHGKPYFLPCTPKGIIELLDRSNVTIDGARAVVIGRSDIVGSPVAQLLNLRNATVTILHSRSKDIHTYLADADIVVVAIGQPQLVKGAWFSEVNKNTVVIDVGTNYIEDSTKKSGVRCVGDVEFDKVAPLVKLITPVPGGVGPMTVAMLMENTLLAAKRSLNGDSSPKFEPLPLKLVKPVPSDFEISRNQKPKEITQVAYECGILPNELEPYGSTKAKVKLDILDRLKNRVNGKYILVAGITPTPLGEGKSTTTVGLTQALGAHLNKKVFANVRQPSMGPTFGIKGGAAGGGFSQVIPMDEFNLHVTGDIHAISMADNLLAAAIDTRMFHESTQKDGPLYRRLVPAKKGIRKFTPTMLKRLEKLGINKTDPNALTPEEITRFARLDIDPETITWRRVVDCNDRMLRGITIGEAPTERGFTRKTGFDISVASECMAILALSNSLKDMRERLGKIVVASSKAGVPITCEDIGCAGAMTALLKDAIKPNIMQTLEGTPVFVHAGPFANISIGANSVLSDKIALKLAGVEKGSTQEEIKKNQGYVVTEAGFDFTMGGERFINIKCRSSGLIPDVIVIVATVRALKVHGGGPEVKAGAPLPAEYMTENIELLKKGCANLAKHISNARTYNLPVVVAINKMSSDTDLEHQVIKEASLEAGAIDAIVSNHWEEGGKGAIDLAKGVIKASEIPHPDFKFLYEVEDKSVEDKISTIAKVMYGAGDVEFLPEAEKKIKLYTEQGFGNLPICIAKTQYSLSHDANLKGVPTGFTFPIRDVRASIGAGYLYALAAEIQTIPGLPTHCGFMNIEVTDDGEIEGMF, from the coding sequence ATGTCTGTTACTGCACCCGCTTCAAATATTATCGATGGTAAAACCATTTCCAAATCTATCCGTGAGGAAAtcaaaaatgaaatcaaAACTTTACAAGAAAAACACCCAAACTTCGTTCCATGTTTAGCAATTATTCAAGTGGGCAAAAGATCAGATTCTAACACCTATGTTCGTATGAAGTTAAAGGCTGCCAAGGAAGCTGGCATCGATTGTCTATTCATTCATTTGGCAGAAGATGTCCCACAACACGAAattatttccaaaattgATGATTTAAACAACGATCCAAAGGTTCATGGTATTATTGTTCAACTACCACTACCATCTACTATCGACGAAGATGCTGTAACTTCCAAAGTCATTGCCTCTAAAGATGTTGACGGTTTCGGTCCATACAATATCGgtgaattaaataaaagacaCGGTAAACCATATTTTTTGCCTTGCACTCCCAAGGGTATTATAGAATTATTGGACAGATCCAATGTTACTATTGATGGGGCCCGTGCCGTGGTTATCGGTAGAAGTGATATTGTTGGCAGTCCAGTTGCTCAATTGTTAAACTTGAGAAACGCCACGGTTACCATTCTACATTCTAGATCCAAAGATATTCATACTTACTTGGCCGATGctgatattgttgttgttgctatCGGACAGCCGCAATTGGTAAAAGGTGCATGGTTTTCTGAGGTCAACAAAAACACAGTGGTTATTGATGTTGGTACCAACTACATTGAAGACAGTACTAAGAAGAGCGGTGTTAGGTGCGTGGGTGATGTTGAGTTTGATAAAGTCGCGCCACTagttaaattaattactcCGGTTCCAGGTGGTGTTGGTCCAATGACTGTTGCCATGTTAATGGAAAACACTCTATTGGCTGCTAAACGCTCCTTGAATGGCGATTCTTCTCCCAAATTTGAGCCTTTACCATTGAAACTAGTTAAGCCTGTCCCAAgtgattttgaaatatcCAGAAACCAAAAGCCCAAGGAAATCACCCAGGTTGCGTATGAATGTGGCATTTTGCCAAATGAATTAGAACCATATGGCTCAACAAAGGCCAAAGTTAAATTGGATATTTTGGATCGTTTGAAAAACCGTGTAAATGGTAAATATATTCTAGTTGCTGGTATTACCCCTACTCCACTAGGTGAGGGTAAATCTACCACAACAGTTGGTTTAACCCAAGCTTTAGGTGCCCATTTAAACAAGAAGGTTTTCGCAAACGTGCGCCAACCTTCAATGGGTCCTACTTTTGGTATTAAAGGTGGTGCCGCTGGTGGTGGGTTTTCCCAAGTAATTCCTATGGATGAATTTAACCTGCATGTTACTGGTGATATCCACGCAATTTCTATGGCTGATAATCTATTAGCTGCTGCTATTGATACTAGAATGTTCCACGAGTCTACCCAAAAGGACGGACCCTTGTACAGGAGATTGGTCCCAGCAAAAAAGGGTATTAGAAAGTTTACTCCAACTATGTTGAAAAGATTAGAAAAATTGGGAATCAATAAAACCGACCCAAATGCTTTGACCCCTGAAGAAATCACCAGGTTTGCTCGTTTAGATATCGATCCTGAAACTATTACCTGGAGAAGAGTTGTTGATTGTAACGACAGAATGCTTAGAGGTATCACCATTGGTGAGGCACCAACTGAACGTGGGTTCACAAGGAAAACTGGCTTTGACATCAGTGTTGCTTCCGAATGTATGGCCATTTTGGCACTATCAAACTCCTTGAAAGATATGAGGGAAAGATTGGGtaaaattgttgttgcttCCTCTAAAGCTGGTGTTCCGATCACTTGTGAAGATATTGGATGTGCGGGTGCCATGACTGCCCTATTAAAGGATGCTATTAAACCAAATATCATGCAAACATTGGAAGGCACTCCTGTTTTTGTTCATGCTGGTCCATTTGCTAATATATCCATCGGTGCCAACTCTGTTTTGAGTGACAAAATTGCATTGAAATTGGCTGGTGTTGAAAAAGGTTCCACACAAGAggaaataaagaaaaaccaAGGTTATGTTGTTACTGAGGCTGGTTTCGACTTTACTATGGGTGGTGAGAGatttattaacattaaaTGTCGTTCCTCTGGTTTAATTCCGGAtgtcattgttattgttgccACAGTTAGGGCCTTAAAGGTCCATGGTGGTGGTCCAGAAGTTAAAGCTGGTGCCCCATTGCCTGCTGAATATATGACTGAAAACATTGAATTGTTGAAGAAGGGATGTGCCAACTTGGCTAAGCATATTTCCAATGCCCGTACTTACAACTTACCGGTTGTTGTTGccattaataaaatgtcTAGTGACACTGATTTGGAACATCAAGTGATAAAGGAGGCATCTCTGGAGGCCGGTGCCATCGATGCAATTGTTTCCAACCATTGGGAAGAAGGTGGTAAAGGTGCTATTGATTTGGCCAAGGGTGTTATTAAAGCTTCGGAAATCCCACACCCTGATTTTAAGTTCTTATACGAGGTTGAGGATAAAAGTGTTGAGGATAAGATTAGTACTATTGCCAAGGTTATGTACGGTGCAGGTGATGTTGAATTTTTGCCAGAGgctgaaaagaaaattaaattgtATACCGAACAAGGTTTTGGTAATTTACCAATTTGTATTGCTAAAACACAATATTCTTTGTCTCATGATGCTAATTTAAAGGGTGTTCCGACTGGTTTCACATTTCCTATTAGAGACGTTAGAGCTTCTATTGGTGCTGGATACTTGTATGCATTGGCTGCTGAAATTCAAACTATCCCAGGTTTGCCTACTCACTGTGGGTTCATGAATATTGAAGTTACTGATGATGGTGAAATTGAAGGTATGTTTTAG
- the TES1 gene encoding palmitoyl-CoA hydrolase (similar to Saccharomyces cerevisiae YJR019C | TES1 | ThioESterase) → MKKLSRFSSLDKILAIKRIDNDSFVSINPIIVPPGAKAGFGGLLLGQSLLSSLYTVPKNFIPASLHSYFLIGCNPNLPVKYQVENLRRGKNFIHTQVNAFQNDKLIFTSTMMLNKIRTESGSLNKVKTLHKVPNINDGSYIPAEKLFEENIDELRLHSERLKSSPDVIDDYGERFQLSALDYKFPSNFFNNSSTIANQDEALDYFVRVKEPINQEYELFAKDGNFPSADISLGTDPRANYIAFAYLSDAYFILTLPYFHKKPLYTHKFNVSLDHSIHFHTGAFNSNDWLNFHVDSPRSLYDRHLMRGEVYDLKGKLVATCVQEGLTTF, encoded by the coding sequence ATGAAGAAACTTTCCAGATTTTCATCTTTAGACAAAATATTAGctataaaaagaattgatAATGATTCTTTTGTTAGTATCAACCCAATTATTGTACCACCAGGAGCAAAAGCAGGTTTTGGCGGTTTATTATTAGGCCAATCTTTGTTATCTTCACTATACACAGTTcccaaaaattttattccAGCATCTTTGCACAGTTATTTCTTAATTGGCTGTAACCCAAACTTACCTGTTAAATATCAAGTAGAAAATTTGAGAAGAGggaaaaattttattcataCTCAGGTGAATGCATTTCAAAATGACAAGTTAATATTCACGTCAACTATGATGCTTAATAAAATACGTACAGAATCTGGCTCTTTGAATAAAGTGAAAACTTTGCATAAAGTACcaaatattaatgatgGCTCATACATACCTGCAGAAAAGCTATTTGAAGAAAACATTGACGAATTAAGATTACATAGTGAAAGACTGAAGAGCAGTCCAGACGTCATAGACGATTATGGAGAGAGATTTCAGTTAAGTGCGTTGGATTATAAGTTTCcatctaattttttcaacaatagTAGTACCATTGCCAATCAAGATGAGGCATTGGATTATTTTGTACGTGTCAAAGAACCAATTAATCAAGAATACGAATTGTTTGCTAAGGATGGAAATTTCCCTTCAGCAGATATTTCTTTGGGTACCGATCCTAGGGCAAATTATATTGCCTTTGCTTATCTATCAGAcgcttattttattttaacgTTACCATATTTCCATAAAAAACCATTATACACACACAAATTTAATGTTTCATTGGACCATTCTATTCATTTTCACACTGGAGCTTTCAATTCTAATGATTGGCTGAATTTTCATGTTGATTCTCCAAGAAGTCTCTATGATAGACATTTAATGAGGGGCGAAGTTTATGATCTAAAAGGCAAATTAGTAGCTACTTGTGTTCAAGAGGGATTAACTACATTTTGA
- the TAD2 gene encoding tRNA(adenine34) deaminase (similar to Saccharomyces cerevisiae YJL035C | TAD2 | tRNA-specific Adenosine Deaminase), producing MKIDYDIKFMELAVKLAKYSLDHGETPVACIYVHIPSNKIIAYGMNDTNKSRLGISHAEFMGIDQIYKNNFQHLLNEIALYVTVEPCIMCASAIKQLGIKKVVFGCGNERFGGNGSILSIHNDFCTLPTNNHSSLPGILRKEAIVLLRQFYVRENERAPVPRSKNNRKLELEEFPPFLWSKYLSKEDFVDTFGSENLTKYETDRDLFSSVNWKLVEGNYDNIVNELELQINSFEQHKKRKFSL from the coding sequence ATGAAAATAGACTATGACATAAAGTTTATGGAACTGGCAGTAAAACTAGCTAAATATTCTTTGGATCATGGAGAAACACCAGTGGCATGCATTTATGTACACATTCCAagcaataaaataatagcaTATGGAATGAACGACACCAACAAATCACGACTAGGTATATCACATGCAGAATTCATGGGAATAGACCAAATctataaaaacaattttcaaCATTTACTAAATGAAATAGCTTTATATGTTACTGTAGAACCTTGTATTATGTGTGCATCAGCTATCAAGCAATTaggtattaaaaaagtcgTGTTCGGATGTGGAAACGAAAGGTTCGGTGGAAATGGTTCCATTTTAAGCATTCATAATGATTTTTGTACTTTACCTACCAATAACCATTCCTCGTTGCCTGGGATTTTACGAAAGGAAGCTATTGTGCTATTAAGACAGTTTTACGTCAGAGAAAATGAACGAGCCCCCGTTCCAAGGTCTAAGAATAACAGAAAACTGGAATTGGAAGAGTTCCCACCTTTTCTGTGgtccaaatatttatcaaaagaAGATTTTGTTGATACCTTTGGCTCGGAAAACCTGACAAAATACGAAACGGATAGAGATTTATTCTCATCCGTCAATTGGAAATTAGTTGAAGGCAattatgataatattgTCAATGAGCTTGAACTTCAAATTAATTCATTTGaacaacataaaaaaagaaagtttagtttataa
- the SNX4 gene encoding Snx4p (similar to Saccharomyces cerevisiae YJL036W | SNX4 | Sorting NeXin) → MNGDIPTTNDSNTNTVPKNDNFILDIIVSDPQRQRDESGSFVNYQVSTKSNIPSYHENYFDKTRFKNKQDFLNNILVVHRRYSDFLLLHTILVNDYPSCIAPPIPDKKVLQYISGDRFSPSFTEKRCHSLQNFLQKLALHPTYSRSKVLETFLVSGSDWDIYRKSITVTNTGGVNVGITGNSGIKNEDVSDVLMNAFKHVRNQSEEFVEIKEKSEKLEYNIHKIDKVTHRVVKSQDSLTEDYNKLNLGLENLKELISKEEHIENSRELLEKLKIFNNGILKMTYSLRDLSKYYDYEYLVDLRDMEHYVDSLKQLLKLKDQKQIDYEELNDYLTKAINEKNNLISGYGGNFFTNKLEEIAGINQEASRREKIAKLETKINTLTSEVDDAKKIADNFEQEALLEVGVFEQIKNETLKKSLGNLADNQIEYYERLYQTWSEIENKL, encoded by the coding sequence ATGAACGGTGACATACCCACAACAAATGATTCTAATACCAATACCGTACCTAAAAATgacaattttatattagaCATCATAGTTTCTGATCCCCAAAGACAAAGAGATGAAAGCGGCTCATTTGTTAACTACCAGGTGTCTACCAAATCAAATATTCCATCTTATCATGAAAATTACTTTGATAAAAccagatttaaaaataaacaagatTTTCTAAACAACATTTTAGTGGTTCATAGAAGGTATAGTgattttttgcttttacATACCATTTTGGTAAACGATTATCCCTCATGTATAGCTCCGCCCATTCCTGATAAAAAAGTGTTACAGTATATCTCAGGTGATAGATTTAGCCCCAGTTTTACTGAAAAAAGGTGCCACAGTTTACAGAATTTCTTGCAAAAATTGGCATTGCATCCAACATACTCAAGATCTAAAGTGTTGGAAACTTTTTTAGTCAGCGGATCTGATTGGGACATTTATAGAAAAAGTATTACTGTAACCAACACAGGTGGCGTAAATGTTGGTATAACTGGTAACAGCGGgattaaaaatgaagatgTGAGTGACGTGTTAATGAATGCCTTTAAACATGTACGTAACCAAAGCGAAGAATTCGTTGAAATTAAGGAGAAAAGTGAAAAATTGGAATATAATATACACAAAATAGATAAAGTGACCCATAGAGTTGTTAAATCACAAGATTCTCTAACAGAAGATTATAATAAGTTAAATTTGGGGttggaaaatttaaaagagtTAATATCCAAGGAAGAACATATTGAAAATAGCCGTGAATTGCTAgagaaactaaaaatattcaataatGGTATCTTAAAAATGACTTATTCGTTACGAGACCTGTCTaaatattatgattatgaGTATTTAGTAGACTTGCGGGACATGGAACATTATGTGGATAGTTTAAAGCAGTTGCTTAAATTAAAGGATCAAAAGCAAATAGATTACGAGGAATTAAACGATTACTTGACCAAAGCCATAAAtgagaaaaataatttaatatcgGGTTACGGTGGCAActtttttacaaataaacTAGAAGAAATTGCTGGTATTAACCAAGAAGCCTCAAGACGAGAGAAAATCGCCAAACTGgagacaaaaataaatactcTAACATCTGAAGTAGATGATGCGAAAAAGATTGCGGATAATTTTGAACAAGAAGCTTTGCTAGAAGTCGGTGTTTTTGagcaaattaaaaatgaaacatTGAAGAAATCGTTAGGAAATTTGGCTGATAATCAAATAGAGTATTATGAAAGATTGTATCAAACCTGGTcagaaattgaaaataaactataa
- the MRX12 gene encoding Mrx12p (similar to Saccharomyces cerevisiae YJR003C | MRX12 | Mitochondrial oRganization of gene eXpression (MIOREX)), translated as MLKHSLKHFNPIVRLLATKDTQSLVINKLLAKPVYQKLCNITAPSVLNSYDLTVTIKKILEKNDTKLEAKEKSLIYNDLIENLTSYDYSVATVGSKALHELNQPLSLKSIDQIIQFNPGRSMSSWEIFIKYYPYIEKDINSEKCNKVLLTVLSKLIWLDDAAIKDGQKYATPRDILHAIFIIYKLNNQALRDVPKDTIKRLYDSIIATNSTILLPNFFEKFDQPISTMDDVDISITKAQYLLKNVNNFVKNQAEIGNPENREDLYKVIELLGHNNLDTLLEPEEKEACKVIESVYTALTNSQIANFSISSKIEATKFLDEILKIAVVNGITKKDVKLCSTIVKTVGLLYGDMDKALKLYHSFMIHHREDPELLVFASFMTLILKSFEQNNPYLLAAAKAMIPPALDNKTLKLNILRCLILVNCKFNIDESLQLYNENISTLSKKNKEEHTGTIPSDSALLTETLILAYLYKGDRDFAHVILDGAMKNKLVEGPTAVKRIKKLLSYYGDVLEETNCKELMENKVGQYIKHDI; from the coding sequence ATGTTAAAACATTCGTTGAAGCATTTCAATCCAATAGTTAGACTTTTAGCCACCAAAGATACTCAATCTttagtaataaataaactatTAGCTAAACCTGTATATCAAAAGTTATGCAATATCACTGCTCCCAGTGTGTTGAATTCATACGATCTAACTGtaactattaaaaagattttagaaaaaaatgacacTAAATTGGAGGCCAAAGAGAAAAGTCTAATTTATAATGATTTAATAGAAAACTTGACTTCGTATGATTATTCAGTGGCTACTGTTGGCTCCAAAGCATTGCATGAATTAAACCAACCATTAAGTTTAAAAAGTATTGATCAGATAATCCAATTTAATCCTGGTAGATCAATGAGTTCGTGGGAGATTTTTATAAAGTATTACCCCTAcattgaaaaagatattaattCAGAAAAATGCAACAAAGTTTTATTGACCGTTTTATCGAAGTTGATCTGGTTAGATGATGCTGCTATAAAAGATGGACAAAAATACGCCACTCCAAGGGATATTTTACATGCTATTttcataatatataaattgaataatcAAGCTTTAAGAGACGTACCTAAAGACACCATTAAGAGGTTATATGATTCAATAATAGCTACGAATTCTACTATTTTActtccaaatttttttgaaaaatttgacCAGCCCATCAGCACTATGGATGATGTTGATATCTCTATTACCAAGGCCCAgtatttgttgaaaaatgtaaataattttgtcAAAAATCAAGCAGAGATAGGAAACCCTGAAAATAGAGAGGATCTTTATAAAGTTATTGAATTATTGGGCCACAATAATCTTGACACATTGTTAGAACCGGAAGAGAAAGAAGCATGTAAGGTAATCGAATCAGTTTATACTGCGTTAACCAACTCACAAATTGCAAACTTCAGTATAAGTAGTAAAATTGAAGCTACCAAGTTTTTGGATGAAATTCTTAAGATTGCAGTAGTCAACGGaatcacaaaaaaagatgttAAATTGTGCAGCACTATTGTTAAGACCGTTGGCTTATTATATGGGGATATGGATAAAGCTTTGAAACTATACCATTCTTTTATGATTCACCACAGGGAAGATCCGGAACTTTTGGTGTTTGCATCTTTCATgactttaattttgaagaGTTTTGAGCAAAATAATCCATATTTGTTAGCTGCTGCTAAGGCCATGATTCCACCAGCTTTAGATAATAAGACCCTAAAGTTAAATATCTTGAGATGTTTAATATTGGTTAATTGTAAATTCAATATTGATGAGTCACTACAGCTGTACAATGAAAACATTTCTACATTgagcaaaaaaaacaaagaggAGCATACTGGTACAATACCATCAGACTCTGCTTTGTTAACCGAAACCTTAATATTGGCATATCTATACAAAGGTGATCGTGATTTTGCTCATGTTATCTTAGATGGTGctatgaaaaataaattagttGAAGGGCCAACTGCTGTTAAAAGAATCAAGAAGTTGTTATCATATTATGGTGATGTTTTGGAGGAGACAAATTGCAAAGAATTAATGGAAAACAAAGTCGGACAATATATTAAACAcgatatttaa
- the RMD6 gene encoding Rmd6p (similar to Saccharomyces cerevisiae YEL072W | RMD6 | Required for Meiotic nuclear Division), whose product MTLEKNQAILVLKIDKLRNSSSKIVEILTTVINNGYKKPMRKYGIIKSLRIKTPQVFFSDLGFDKDPASSVLYIYLKNITPEQRSELLKVYREIEFKGVTFYVTLPNIDNYEILSVFSLDQIIGTAGFKPYCLESCGDPQGMEKDLCAMYELTGFTTFQKGLGLSFLPIASDYTCSVYPIKTLVSQVIVEHELVTYYCKLHGYEEKSRVFVKSGGDSSEAGLENDIIADDFHLATLYKSVLKC is encoded by the coding sequence ATGactttagaaaaaaaccAAGCCATTTTAGTATTAAAGATCGATAAACTGCGTAATTCTTCTTCCAAAATTGTAGAAATTTTAACAactgttattaataatggaTACAAGAAGCCTATGCGCAAATATGGTATCATTAAAAGCCTCAGAATTAAAACCCCACAAGTGTTTTTCTCTGATCTGGGATTTGATAAAGACCCAGCTAGTAGCGTGCTCTATATTTatctaaaaaatataacaccAGAACAAAGAAGTGAATTACTTAAAGTCTATAGAGAAATTGAATTTAAGGGTGTTACTTTTTATGTAACTTTGCCAAATATTGACAACTATGAGATTTTATCTGTTTTTTCATTGGATCAAATCATTGGGACAGCGGGATTCAAGCCTTACTGCTTGGAAAGTTGCGGTGATCCACAAGGTATGGAAAAAGACCTTTGTGCTATGTATGAATTGACTGGTTTTACAACATTTCAAAAGGGTCTTGGGCTAAGCTTCTTGCCTATTGCGTCCGATTATACTTGTTCCGTGTACCCGATCAAAACATTAGTGTCTCAAGTCATAGTAGAACATGAGTTAGTTACCTACTATTGTAAATTACATGGATATGAAGAGAAATCCAGAGTGTTTGTGAAATCAGGCGGCGATAGTTCTGAAGCTGGACttgaaaatgatataaTTGCTGATGATTTTCATCTTGCTACATTGTATAAATCAGTTTTGAAATGttga